Proteins encoded by one window of Cellvibrio sp. KY-GH-1:
- the rluD gene encoding 23S rRNA pseudouridine(1911/1915/1917) synthase RluD → MKDVFDLSAQVPIQMNGMRFDQIASELFPDFSRSRLQSWIKDGQLKVDGRVAKPKDKLIGGETLELKAELEAQGEWEPEEIQLDIIHEDDDLIIINKQAGLVVHPAAGNYTGTLVNALINHIPGLVNLPRAGIVHRLDKETTGLMVIAKTLEAHTDLVEQLADRTVSREYEAVAVGAMTGGGTVNAPMGRHPVQRKLMAVLSAGGKRAVTHYRVAKRYPSHTHIRVKLETGRTHQIRVHMAHIGHPLVGDQTYGNRFKIPKGANQHLIDTLKNFPRQALHAFKLGLEHPGTGEYTEWTAPLPEDFKNLLDALNTGYTLVDD, encoded by the coding sequence ATGAAAGATGTGTTTGACCTGAGTGCCCAGGTCCCGATCCAGATGAACGGCATGCGCTTCGACCAGATCGCCTCCGAGTTGTTCCCCGACTTCTCGCGCTCGCGTCTGCAAAGCTGGATCAAAGATGGCCAGCTGAAGGTGGATGGCCGTGTTGCCAAGCCGAAAGACAAGTTAATCGGCGGCGAAACCCTGGAGTTGAAAGCGGAGCTGGAGGCCCAAGGCGAGTGGGAGCCGGAAGAAATCCAGTTGGATATCATCCATGAAGATGATGATCTGATCATTATCAACAAGCAGGCAGGGCTGGTGGTGCACCCGGCAGCGGGTAATTACACCGGCACCCTGGTAAATGCCTTGATCAACCATATTCCGGGCCTGGTGAACTTGCCGCGAGCAGGTATCGTTCATCGTTTGGATAAAGAAACTACAGGCTTGATGGTGATCGCTAAAACCCTGGAGGCCCATACTGATCTGGTTGAACAGCTGGCAGATCGCACCGTAAGCCGTGAGTACGAAGCGGTGGCTGTGGGTGCTATGACCGGCGGTGGCACGGTAAATGCGCCCATGGGGCGCCACCCAGTTCAGCGAAAACTCATGGCTGTTCTCAGTGCGGGTGGCAAACGTGCGGTAACGCATTATCGCGTGGCCAAGCGCTACCCGAGCCACACCCATATTCGTGTCAAACTGGAAACTGGCCGCACCCATCAAATTCGTGTGCACATGGCGCACATTGGTCATCCGCTGGTGGGTGATCAAACCTATGGCAATCGTTTCAAAATTCCCAAGGGTGCCAACCAGCATTTAATCGATACCCTGAAAAACTTCCCGCGTCAGGCTTTGCATGCGTTCAAGCTGGGGTTGGAGCATCCTGGTACCGGCGAATACACCGAATGGACCGCGCCATTGCCGGAAGATTTTAAAAATCTGCTTGATGCGTTAAATACTGGTTACACCCTTGTCGATGACTGA